A single window of Jiangella alkaliphila DNA harbors:
- a CDS encoding NHL domain-containing protein, which translates to MLLGALLPGLLLTSGLAPAAAQASTTPPEPLPGEVVLVAGTGEIGYSGDGGPATEARLHPSLTLSVGPDGTVYLADRYSERLRFVGIDGVIDTVAGARAQRPPETDGPEPPGGGSSSLSSTPIASSVGPDGSVYLAANQDVRRIAPDGAVTVLAGAGDDTIEAGDADGGLAADAEIFDPTDIAVDADGNVYLADTMNGRIRRIGTDGVITTVAGGGEVFVGDGAVGGPATDAAMDTPITSIAVDTAGTVFFTLEPFGDVYHVAPDGTLGVIADADLALIDAGSGLDGTPARDGRRLAAGPGGELYVTDEANGRLLVLREGAIEVAGPLPASVEDVAAGTDGAIYYTAGSRVWRLPDDVAARDDQVPPAGSLWGDRDPGELVTVAGVAADPDIAALEELVPPPGPAAGPSGVAAGPDGVTYVADSHRHVVHRVDADGTVTVAAGTGEAGRRGDGGPAGEAQLNGPAGLDVDAEGNLYIADSSNATIRRVGTDGVITTVAGTAPDQNADDEPPPTCVGEPATETALGLPADVAIAPDGTLYLADPGRDLICRVSPDGLLTRVAGGGERYADDQPAVEASLDEPVAVEVDAAGNVYVVENGVPRVRMVRPDGTLVALAGVSYFGSGEGGFGGDGGPAGAAELNTPLDVAAGPDGLYIADTFNSRIRRVGADGVIATVAGTGSPHDTGDGGPAAEAGVNEPETVDVAPDGSLVLGGTRGDLVRRIGADGIIETVADFRDVVAAEPADAADLTGDMSVAVAPDGTLFVAEPQVGRLRRLEGTELAGAPAADPRLDSIRRLATGPGGEVYAALGDSVVRIYPDGRLVTVAGGAYSEHPVVDGALATTQLVQPRDVAVGPDGTVYLLDIGELVYRVDSDGLIAAVPGFDADTLALPSALAVGADGTVYVADEGSGQVVAAAPGQDARTFAGTTDSDDVVVDDDYGDGGPATRAQLWGLADVAVGPEGDVYVATGDGVRRIDAEGTISTVLDTELDGDTERSITALEVGPGGDLYLVDSATDQVLALVRPAEITSGSFPWWLVGAGAGVLIAAAAAVLLVRRRRAARAAAVTASEPDPATEGTTTA; encoded by the coding sequence CCCACCCGAGACCGACGGACCGGAGCCGCCGGGCGGGGGGTCTTCGAGCCTCAGCAGCACGCCGATCGCCAGCTCGGTCGGCCCCGACGGCAGCGTGTACCTGGCCGCCAACCAGGACGTCCGCCGCATCGCGCCCGACGGCGCCGTCACCGTGCTGGCCGGTGCCGGCGACGACACGATCGAGGCCGGCGACGCCGACGGGGGGCTCGCCGCCGACGCGGAGATCTTCGACCCCACGGACATCGCGGTCGACGCCGACGGCAACGTCTACCTGGCCGACACCATGAACGGCCGGATCCGACGCATCGGCACCGACGGCGTCATCACGACGGTCGCGGGCGGCGGCGAGGTGTTCGTTGGCGACGGGGCCGTCGGCGGACCGGCGACGGACGCGGCCATGGACACGCCGATCACCAGTATCGCCGTCGACACCGCCGGCACGGTGTTCTTCACGCTCGAGCCGTTCGGTGACGTGTACCACGTGGCTCCCGACGGGACCCTCGGCGTCATCGCCGACGCCGACCTCGCGCTGATCGACGCCGGGTCGGGGCTGGACGGCACGCCCGCCCGTGACGGCCGCCGGTTGGCAGCCGGCCCCGGCGGCGAGCTCTACGTCACCGACGAGGCCAACGGCCGCTTGCTCGTGCTACGCGAGGGCGCGATCGAGGTCGCCGGTCCGCTCCCGGCCAGTGTCGAGGACGTCGCCGCCGGGACCGACGGCGCGATCTACTACACGGCCGGCTCGCGGGTGTGGCGGCTCCCGGACGACGTCGCGGCGCGCGACGACCAGGTGCCACCGGCCGGGTCGCTCTGGGGCGACCGCGACCCCGGCGAGCTGGTGACGGTGGCCGGCGTGGCGGCCGACCCCGACATCGCCGCGCTGGAGGAGCTGGTGCCGCCGCCAGGCCCGGCGGCCGGCCCTTCGGGCGTCGCGGCCGGCCCTGACGGCGTCACCTATGTCGCCGACAGCCACCGCCACGTCGTCCACCGCGTCGACGCCGACGGCACCGTGACCGTCGCCGCGGGCACCGGCGAGGCCGGCCGCCGCGGCGACGGCGGACCGGCCGGCGAGGCGCAGCTGAACGGACCCGCCGGCCTGGACGTCGACGCCGAGGGCAACCTCTACATCGCCGACTCGTCGAACGCCACGATCCGCCGGGTCGGCACCGACGGCGTCATCACGACGGTCGCCGGCACCGCCCCCGACCAGAACGCCGACGACGAGCCGCCCCCGACGTGCGTGGGCGAGCCGGCCACCGAGACGGCGCTCGGCCTGCCTGCCGACGTGGCGATTGCCCCCGACGGCACCCTCTACCTGGCCGACCCCGGCCGAGACTTGATCTGCCGGGTCAGCCCGGACGGCCTGCTGACCCGGGTGGCCGGCGGCGGCGAACGCTACGCCGACGACCAGCCAGCCGTCGAAGCCAGCCTGGATGAGCCCGTCGCGGTCGAGGTCGACGCCGCCGGCAACGTCTACGTCGTCGAGAACGGCGTGCCGCGGGTGCGCATGGTCCGGCCCGACGGGACGCTGGTCGCGCTGGCCGGTGTCAGCTACTTCGGCTCCGGCGAAGGCGGCTTCGGCGGCGACGGCGGGCCGGCCGGGGCCGCGGAGCTGAACACGCCGCTCGACGTCGCTGCCGGCCCCGACGGGCTCTACATCGCCGACACCTTCAACAGCCGGATCCGCCGGGTCGGCGCCGACGGCGTCATCGCCACCGTCGCCGGCACCGGCTCGCCGCACGACACCGGCGACGGGGGCCCGGCCGCCGAGGCCGGTGTGAACGAGCCGGAGACGGTCGACGTCGCACCCGACGGCAGCCTGGTGCTCGGCGGCACCCGCGGCGACCTCGTCCGCCGCATCGGCGCCGACGGCATCATCGAGACGGTGGCCGACTTCCGCGACGTCGTGGCCGCGGAACCGGCCGACGCGGCGGATCTGACCGGCGACATGAGCGTCGCCGTCGCGCCGGATGGCACGCTCTTCGTCGCCGAGCCACAGGTCGGGCGGCTTCGGCGGCTCGAGGGCACCGAGCTGGCCGGTGCGCCGGCCGCCGACCCACGGCTGGACTCGATCCGGCGGCTGGCCACCGGCCCCGGCGGCGAGGTCTACGCGGCTCTCGGCGACTCCGTGGTGCGCATTTACCCCGACGGCCGGCTCGTCACCGTCGCCGGCGGGGCGTACAGCGAGCACCCGGTGGTCGACGGCGCGCTGGCGACCACCCAGTTGGTGCAGCCGCGCGACGTGGCCGTCGGGCCGGACGGCACGGTGTACCTGCTGGACATCGGGGAGCTGGTCTACCGCGTCGACTCCGATGGCCTGATCGCGGCGGTGCCGGGGTTCGACGCCGACACGCTCGCGCTCCCGTCCGCCCTCGCCGTCGGCGCGGACGGCACGGTGTACGTCGCCGACGAGGGGAGCGGGCAGGTCGTTGCCGCGGCCCCGGGCCAGGACGCCCGGACCTTCGCCGGCACCACCGACAGCGACGACGTCGTGGTCGACGACGACTACGGCGACGGCGGGCCGGCCACGCGGGCACAGCTGTGGGGCCTGGCCGACGTCGCCGTCGGCCCCGAGGGCGACGTCTACGTGGCCACGGGGGACGGCGTCCGTCGCATCGACGCCGAGGGCACCATCAGCACGGTGCTCGACACGGAGCTGGACGGCGACACGGAGCGCTCGATCACCGCCCTGGAGGTCGGCCCGGGTGGCGACCTCTACCTCGTCGACTCCGCGACCGACCAGGTGCTCGCCCTCGTCCGCCCCGCCGAGATCACCAGCGGCTCCTTCCCCTGGTGGCTCGTCGGCGCCGGCGCGGGCGTGCTGATCGCCGCCGCGGCGGCGGTGCTGCTGGTTCGGCGCCGCCGGGCGGCGCGTGCGGCGGCCGTCACGGCGAGCGAACCCGACCCCGCAACGGAAGGAACCACGACCGCATGA